Proteins from a single region of Mytilus trossulus isolate FHL-02 chromosome 2, PNRI_Mtr1.1.1.hap1, whole genome shotgun sequence:
- the LOC134708122 gene encoding sialate O-acetylesterase-like isoform X1 codes for MFLIGLKVVLTVVFLSWTNLVSCKTVRANSFSFSPYYANHMVLQRGAKGASIWGHSTVHGDKVQLYVNNILSGSTTVDSNGIWQSKVVDPGSNKATVITASSSVGNITLNDVLFGDVWLCSGQSNMEFNVNGLANSSEEISDASNYPNIRLFHVGHHTTLTADGDLNSIAKPWAKPNIASLPSFSAVCWLYGKYLSSHINRPIGLVESNWGGTRIEAWSSPDALKSCANTGRKRRAVNPNAESVLWNGMINPLLRNTIYGAIWYQGESNAGNSDGYKCMFPAMIDDWRSKFYANSLHTTDPKFPFGFVQLAAWRPSAANSGFPDLRWSQTANNGQVPNARLQNVFMAVSMDLPDFSSPYGSIHPRLKHDIAARLVLSALAVAYKETGVSFQGPYPTRFTSHHNTNTIIIEYDHGTSPLDIRSSDNFEICCTTTNHVCVKYDKGWISAPMKSHDTSSVTINTSGCQLGQHYIGGVRYAWKESPCPMKQCAVYGADNGLPGPPFTYSAHL; via the exons ATGTTTCTGATCGGGCTAAAGGTGGTTTTAACTGTTGTGTTCCTATCATGGACCAATTTGGTGTCATGCAAAACAG tcCGAGCTAATTCCTTCTCATTCTCCCCCTATTATGCTAACCACATGGTATTACAGAGAGGAGCCAAAGGGGCGTCAATCTGGGGACATTCAACTGTACATGGAGATAAAGTACAGCTTTACGTCAACAACATCCTTTCTGGTAGTACTACTGTTGATTCTAATGGAATATGGCAATCAAAAGTGGTCGATCCCGGAAGTAATAAAGCCACTGTAATAACGGCATCATCCAGCGTGGGGAATATTACTCTTAATGATGTTCTGTTTGGAGATGTGTGGCTGTGCTCAGGACAAAGTAACATGGAATTTAATGTTAACGGG cTCGCGAATAGCAGCGAGGAAATAAGTGATGCAAGTAATTACCCGAATATAAGATTGTTCCATGTTGGACATCATACAACACTAACAGCAGATGGAGACCTAAACAGTATCGCAAAACCATGGGCCAAACCAAATATTG CCTCATTACCAAGTTTTTCTGCAGTATGCTGGTTGTATGGTAAATATCTATCGTCACACATCAACCGACCAATAGGATTGGTGGAATCTAACTGGGGAGGAACTAGAATTGAAGCCTGGTCGTCACCGGATGCATTAAAGTCATGCGCAAATACTGGGAGGAAACG ACGGGCAGTTAATCCAAACGCAGAGTCTGTCTTGTGGAATGGTATGATCAACCCACTACTAAGGAATACTATCTATGGAGCTATTTGGTATCAAG GAGAATCAAATGCAGGCAATTCTGATGGCTACAAATGCATGTTTCCCGCCATGATTGATGACTGGAGAAGTAAATTTTATGCAAATTCACTCCATACAACTGATCCAAAATTTCCTTTTGGATTTGTTCAA ttgGCAGCTTGGCGACCATCTGCGGCTAATTCTGGATTCCCGGATTTACGATGGTCTCAGACGGCAAATAACGGCCAAGTCCCGAATGCGAGACTTCAGAACGTGTTTATGGCTGTGTCGATGGATTTACCCGATTTTTCCTCTCCTTATGGCAG CATCCATCCGCGACTCAAACATGACATTGCTGCAAGGCTAGTGTTGTCTGCGTTAGCAGTAGCTTATAAAGAAACAGGTGTTAGCTTCCAAGGTCCATATCCCACCAGATTTACGTCACATCATAATACCAACACAATCATTATAGAGTATGATCATGGTACTTCACCACTTGACATAAGGTCCAGTGACAACTTCGAG ATATGCTGTACAACAACGAACCACGTATGTGTGAAATATGATAAAGGCTGGATATCTGCGCCAATGAAAAGTCATGACACATCTTCTGTTACGATAAATACTTCCGGTTGTCAGCTTGGACAACATTATATAGGAGGAGTTAGATATGCGTGGAAAGAAAGTCCGTGTCCAATGAAACAATGCGCCGTCTATGGAGCAGACAATGGATTACCTGGACCACCATTCACTTATTCAGCACATTTGTAA
- the LOC134708122 gene encoding sialate O-acetylesterase-like isoform X2 — protein sequence MWKYIVTNSLFWMLHTIRANSFSFSPYYANHMVLQRGAKGASIWGHSTVHGDKVQLYVNNILSGSTTVDSNGIWQSKVVDPGSNKATVITASSSVGNITLNDVLFGDVWLCSGQSNMEFNVNGLANSSEEISDASNYPNIRLFHVGHHTTLTADGDLNSIAKPWAKPNIASLPSFSAVCWLYGKYLSSHINRPIGLVESNWGGTRIEAWSSPDALKSCANTGRKRRAVNPNAESVLWNGMINPLLRNTIYGAIWYQGESNAGNSDGYKCMFPAMIDDWRSKFYANSLHTTDPKFPFGFVQLAAWRPSAANSGFPDLRWSQTANNGQVPNARLQNVFMAVSMDLPDFSSPYGSIHPRLKHDIAARLVLSALAVAYKETGVSFQGPYPTRFTSHHNTNTIIIEYDHGTSPLDIRSSDNFEICCTTTNHVCVKYDKGWISAPMKSHDTSSVTINTSGCQLGQHYIGGVRYAWKESPCPMKQCAVYGADNGLPGPPFTYSAHL from the exons ATGTGGAAATATATTGTAACTAATTCACTTTTCTGGATGTTGCATACAA tcCGAGCTAATTCCTTCTCATTCTCCCCCTATTATGCTAACCACATGGTATTACAGAGAGGAGCCAAAGGGGCGTCAATCTGGGGACATTCAACTGTACATGGAGATAAAGTACAGCTTTACGTCAACAACATCCTTTCTGGTAGTACTACTGTTGATTCTAATGGAATATGGCAATCAAAAGTGGTCGATCCCGGAAGTAATAAAGCCACTGTAATAACGGCATCATCCAGCGTGGGGAATATTACTCTTAATGATGTTCTGTTTGGAGATGTGTGGCTGTGCTCAGGACAAAGTAACATGGAATTTAATGTTAACGGG cTCGCGAATAGCAGCGAGGAAATAAGTGATGCAAGTAATTACCCGAATATAAGATTGTTCCATGTTGGACATCATACAACACTAACAGCAGATGGAGACCTAAACAGTATCGCAAAACCATGGGCCAAACCAAATATTG CCTCATTACCAAGTTTTTCTGCAGTATGCTGGTTGTATGGTAAATATCTATCGTCACACATCAACCGACCAATAGGATTGGTGGAATCTAACTGGGGAGGAACTAGAATTGAAGCCTGGTCGTCACCGGATGCATTAAAGTCATGCGCAAATACTGGGAGGAAACG ACGGGCAGTTAATCCAAACGCAGAGTCTGTCTTGTGGAATGGTATGATCAACCCACTACTAAGGAATACTATCTATGGAGCTATTTGGTATCAAG GAGAATCAAATGCAGGCAATTCTGATGGCTACAAATGCATGTTTCCCGCCATGATTGATGACTGGAGAAGTAAATTTTATGCAAATTCACTCCATACAACTGATCCAAAATTTCCTTTTGGATTTGTTCAA ttgGCAGCTTGGCGACCATCTGCGGCTAATTCTGGATTCCCGGATTTACGATGGTCTCAGACGGCAAATAACGGCCAAGTCCCGAATGCGAGACTTCAGAACGTGTTTATGGCTGTGTCGATGGATTTACCCGATTTTTCCTCTCCTTATGGCAG CATCCATCCGCGACTCAAACATGACATTGCTGCAAGGCTAGTGTTGTCTGCGTTAGCAGTAGCTTATAAAGAAACAGGTGTTAGCTTCCAAGGTCCATATCCCACCAGATTTACGTCACATCATAATACCAACACAATCATTATAGAGTATGATCATGGTACTTCACCACTTGACATAAGGTCCAGTGACAACTTCGAG ATATGCTGTACAACAACGAACCACGTATGTGTGAAATATGATAAAGGCTGGATATCTGCGCCAATGAAAAGTCATGACACATCTTCTGTTACGATAAATACTTCCGGTTGTCAGCTTGGACAACATTATATAGGAGGAGTTAGATATGCGTGGAAAGAAAGTCCGTGTCCAATGAAACAATGCGCCGTCTATGGAGCAGACAATGGATTACCTGGACCACCATTCACTTATTCAGCACATTTGTAA
- the LOC134705450 gene encoding tyrosinase-like protein 1, translating to MKMCIPHVYAVIFFLTCVGCNSINDLQNTHYEKLSKFPFPKTFAECTDFLVKTNTPKDIVQAVQNHCLDGFVSIDHTHSWTQNLTSDEQNYIKSLFRKVISDADNLDKTRHKRDIELFPRRFRQEVRAAPYQHWADFARNVRRLKYETIDKNGRSKYNVLADIHGIAVANSHFGPNFLPWHRLYLILMESALGSPLTYWDSTIDHEMEDGTQSILWTAKYFGNGFGMVKTGPFANFDTPLGKLYRNIGSDGCLFSKSRVNIILSRSRFQQISEPFADTGASLEGQHNSKHIWVDGVLNNLGESPHDPVFFCLHTFVDYIWELFRKQQIMQGIDPTTDYVLAPNDPEISFQNTTDVSVGLRGYYNIDGYTKRIADMVQYQPHPECPTCTGSQDLYCDQSKGLCITRRRDPNEYAGQQVEAVDMANSNKMNNNGPNNGPFPIYGRDIRVRMDSVTVDYSNISITASLERSPSMNAGTNVMANSPLSVDDEQNINDNIRLVRPQFHRFSSAIQNPGPRLAFQDTAPTNIKPERKPVHLYLHQPVRFNRHFGGLKNQNY from the exons ATGAAA ATGTGTATACCTCACGTGTACGCCGTGATCTTCTTTCTTACCTGTGTCGGCTGCAATTCGATTAATGATTTACAGAATACCCATTACGAAAAATTGTCAAAGTTTCCCTTCCCGAAAACCTTTGCAGAATGTACTGACTTTCTTGTTAAAACAAATACTCCGAAGGATATAGTACAAGCCGTACAGAACCATTGCTTGGATGGATTCGTTTCAATCGACCATACTCACAGCTGGACACAGAACTTGACAAGCGACGAACAAAACTATATCAAATCCTTGTTCAGGAAAGTCATAAGTGATGCTGATAACTTAGATAAAACAAGACATAAGAGGGACATTGAATTATTTCCAAGGAGATTCAGACAAGAAGTTAGAGCTGCACCTTACCAACACTGGGCTGATTTTGCTAGAAATGTTAGACGGCTTAAGTATGAAACG ATTGACAAGAATGGAAGAAGTAAATACAATGTCCTTGCAGATATTCACGGAATCGCGGTAGCTAATTCTCATTTCGGACCAAACTTTTTGCCATGGCACCGACTTTACTTGATATT AATGGAATCGGCACTTGGTTCACCTCTTACTTATTGGGATTCCACCATTGATCATGAAATGGAAGATGGTACACAATCAATTCTATGGACTGCAAAGTATTTTGGTAATGGATTTGGAATGGTCAAAACTGGTCCATTTGCCAATTTTGACACCCCTCTAGGAAAACTTTATCGAAATATTGGTAGTGATGGTTGCTTGTTTAGCAAATCTCGAGTCAATATAATTTTGTCACGATCAAGATTTCAACAAATTTCTGAACCATTTGCTGATACCGGTGCTTCTCTCGAGGGACAACATAACAGTAAACATATTTGGGTTGATGGTGTGCTAAATAATTTAGGAGAAAGTCCACATGACCCAGTCTTTTTCTGTCTTCATACTTTTGTCGACTATATCTGGGAATtgtttagaaaacaacaaataatgCAAGGTATTGATCCCACTACAGATTACGTTTTGGCACCAAATGATCCAGaaattagttttcaaaatacCACCGATGTTTCTGTAGGGTTGAGAGGATATTACAATATTGATGGCTATACTAAACGAATAGCAGACATGGTTCAGTACCAGCCTCATCCAGAATGTCCAACATGTACAGGTAGTCAAGATTTATATTGTGACCAGAGTAAAGGACTATGTATCACCAGACGTAGGGATCCAAACGAATATGCTGGACAACAAGTAGAGGCTGTGGATATGGCAAATAGcaataaaatgaacaataatGGACCGAATAATGGACCATTTCCGATCTACGGGAGAGACATTCGCGTTCGTATGGATTCAGTTACCGTAGATTATAGTAACATATCGATAACTGCTAGCTTGGAAAGGTCACCATCAATGAACGCTGGTACCAATGTCATGGCAAACTCCCCATTGAGTGTAGAtgatgaacaaaatattaacGATAATATTAGACTTGTAAGACCACAGTTTCATCGTTTTAGCTCGGCTATTCAAAATCCAGGTCCTAGATTAGCCTTCCAAGATACTGCTCCTACCAACATAAAACCCGAAAGAAAACCGGTTCACTTATATCTTCATCAACCAGTTAGATTCAATAGACACTTTGGAGGACTCAAAAATCAGAACTATTGA